One Rossellomorea aquimaris DNA window includes the following coding sequences:
- a CDS encoding leucyl aminopeptidase, translated as MKFSINQNELTAANQECLVVGIYNQPTFDGKLKELDRKFEGYLTQLVKDGDISTKTKKVTKVHTFGKLETKRLLFVGLGKQKELTFDSLKESLGIASKALKQMKVSSFSVALDTFITEEMVATDAAHAFMEAFTMSTYEFHGYKKKSNQREVHVESIEFFTSEDSKEVETALHIGSAFGNGVNSARTLVNTPGNLLTSTKLAEYALELAKRYNFEVEILDKEEMEHLGMGALLAVNQGSVEPPKMIVLKYSGKDEWKDVIGLVGKGITFDTGGYSIKPKDGIVGMKTDMGGAAAVLGAMEIIGEIKPEQNVVAVIPSTDNMVSGSAFKPDDVITSMSGKTIEVLNTDAEGRLALADGMTYAKHQGANYLVDVATLTGGVIIALGEDKTGALTNNEAFFEQVLEASGESGEYIWQLPYTENDKKRVRGSDIADLNNSPGRAGHAIMGGAFVGEFAEGLPWVHLDIAGTATTKGSYELGPKGGTGVMARTLALLVERFVPLEK; from the coding sequence ATGAAATTTTCGATTAATCAAAATGAATTGACAGCTGCTAATCAGGAGTGCCTGGTTGTTGGGATTTACAATCAACCAACATTTGATGGGAAGCTGAAAGAGCTTGACCGCAAGTTCGAGGGCTATCTTACACAGCTGGTAAAAGACGGAGACATATCTACAAAAACAAAGAAAGTGACCAAAGTACATACATTTGGAAAGCTCGAAACGAAGAGATTATTGTTCGTTGGTCTTGGAAAACAAAAAGAGCTTACGTTTGATTCTTTAAAAGAATCGTTAGGTATAGCATCAAAAGCTTTAAAGCAGATGAAAGTGTCGTCTTTTTCAGTAGCACTGGATACATTTATCACTGAAGAAATGGTAGCAACAGATGCAGCTCATGCATTTATGGAAGCCTTTACGATGTCTACATATGAGTTCCATGGCTATAAGAAGAAATCAAATCAACGGGAAGTACACGTAGAGTCGATCGAGTTCTTTACAAGCGAAGACTCTAAGGAAGTAGAGACGGCTTTACATATCGGCTCCGCCTTTGGGAACGGAGTCAATTCAGCTCGTACGCTGGTGAACACTCCTGGTAATCTATTAACCTCTACTAAATTAGCCGAATACGCCCTTGAATTGGCGAAGCGATATAACTTTGAAGTTGAAATTTTGGATAAAGAAGAGATGGAACATCTGGGCATGGGCGCACTGCTTGCTGTAAACCAGGGATCCGTTGAACCGCCCAAAATGATCGTTCTTAAGTACAGCGGGAAAGATGAGTGGAAGGATGTCATCGGTTTGGTTGGAAAAGGAATTACCTTTGATACAGGAGGTTATTCTATTAAGCCTAAAGATGGAATCGTGGGAATGAAAACCGATATGGGGGGAGCAGCAGCGGTTCTGGGTGCCATGGAAATCATCGGTGAAATCAAACCGGAACAAAACGTAGTTGCCGTCATTCCTTCAACAGACAATATGGTGAGCGGCTCTGCATTCAAGCCTGACGATGTGATAACATCAATGAGCGGTAAAACCATTGAAGTGTTAAATACAGACGCTGAGGGCCGTCTCGCACTTGCTGACGGTATGACCTATGCAAAGCATCAAGGAGCAAATTATTTAGTGGACGTTGCAACTTTAACCGGTGGAGTCATCATTGCTCTGGGTGAAGACAAAACGGGGGCACTCACGAATAATGAAGCGTTTTTCGAGCAAGTGCTGGAAGCGTCAGGGGAATCAGGTGAATATATCTGGCAGCTTCCTTATACAGAAAACGACAAGAAGCGTGTTCGTGGAAGTGATATTGCCGACTTGAACAACTCCCCGGGACGAGCTGGTCATGCCATCATGGGCGGGGCATTTGTCGGAGAGTTCGCGGAAGGTCTTCCTTGGGTACACCTTGATATCGCCGGTACGGCTACGACGAAAGGCAGCTATGAACTGGGCCCGAAAGGCGGTACGGGTGTCATGGCAAGAACCCTTGCACTATTAGTCGAGCGTTTTGTGCCTTTAGAAAAATAA
- a CDS encoding hotdog fold thioesterase, which yields MNMENTLISTLGIEFVELGKGKVIATMPVNERTRQPFGFLHGGASVALAETVASVGAVQLIDLDKEICFGLEINANHIRAKREGLVTATGTVMHQGRTTMVWEIKITDEDDQLICVSRCTMAVVPKR from the coding sequence ATGAATATGGAAAATACATTAATCAGTACATTAGGAATTGAGTTTGTTGAATTAGGTAAAGGAAAAGTAATTGCGACGATGCCAGTGAACGAAAGAACCAGACAGCCATTCGGATTCCTTCATGGAGGAGCGTCAGTGGCACTTGCAGAAACCGTTGCGAGTGTTGGTGCGGTGCAATTAATTGATCTGGATAAGGAGATTTGCTTTGGTTTGGAGATCAATGCCAATCATATTAGAGCAAAGCGTGAAGGTCTTGTCACTGCCACAGGAACGGTGATGCACCAAGGGAGAACCACAATGGTTTGGGAGATTAAAATCACGGATGAGGACGATCAACTGATCTGTGTTTCAAGATGTACGATGGCGGTTGTGCCAAAACGCTAA
- a CDS encoding Na+/H+ antiporter family protein — MNAVVIAVLVMLVLSLVRVNVVFALITGALVGGLTGGLGLNETISIFTEGISGGASIALSYALLGGFAVAISYTGIPNLLVDWVLKVVGKKGDSRKTALSKALIVLSILIMACFSQNVIPIHIAFIPILIPPLLKVMTELRIDRRLIASVITFGLTAPYILLPVGFGLQFHEIIAQNMGSSGMEIALGDIPKAMLLPVGGMVIGLLIAVFVSYRKPRDYNEAEEVIAEEKVVYNKRAMIFALVSIVVALYVQLQLESMIFGALAGIAVLYISGSVKWKEADGLLNEGMKMMAFIGFVMITASGFAEVVKATGDVETLVEATADVIGGNQALAALIMLIVGLLVTMGIGSSFATIPIIAAIFVPLAMELGFSPLATIAIVGTAGALGDAGSPASDSTLGPTAGLNADGQHNHIWDTCVPTFLHYNIPLILFGWIAAIIL; from the coding sequence ATGAATGCAGTAGTTATAGCAGTTCTTGTCATGCTTGTACTAAGCCTGGTACGCGTGAATGTTGTATTCGCTCTGATCACTGGTGCGTTAGTCGGAGGATTGACTGGTGGACTGGGATTAAACGAGACGATATCCATATTTACTGAAGGAATAAGCGGCGGAGCAAGTATCGCCTTGAGTTATGCATTACTGGGTGGATTCGCGGTGGCGATTTCCTACACGGGAATCCCGAATCTGCTTGTTGACTGGGTACTGAAGGTTGTTGGGAAAAAAGGCGATTCTAGAAAAACAGCCCTTTCGAAAGCACTTATTGTTTTATCTATTTTAATTATGGCTTGTTTTTCACAGAATGTGATTCCGATTCACATTGCTTTTATTCCTATTTTGATTCCACCTTTATTGAAGGTGATGACAGAGTTACGGATAGACAGACGTTTAATCGCATCCGTGATTACGTTTGGTTTAACGGCTCCATATATACTTTTACCTGTAGGATTTGGCTTGCAGTTCCATGAAATCATTGCTCAAAACATGGGCTCAAGCGGCATGGAAATTGCTTTAGGTGATATTCCGAAAGCGATGCTCCTCCCTGTAGGGGGCATGGTGATCGGGTTACTCATCGCCGTGTTCGTGAGCTACCGCAAACCAAGGGACTACAATGAAGCAGAAGAAGTGATCGCTGAAGAGAAGGTTGTTTATAATAAAAGAGCGATGATTTTTGCTCTCGTTTCCATCGTTGTCGCTTTATACGTTCAGCTTCAGCTGGAATCAATGATCTTTGGCGCTTTAGCAGGTATTGCCGTTCTTTACATTTCCGGGTCGGTTAAATGGAAAGAGGCTGACGGGTTATTGAATGAAGGAATGAAAATGATGGCTTTCATAGGCTTTGTGATGATTACTGCATCAGGTTTTGCTGAAGTGGTAAAAGCCACTGGTGATGTCGAAACATTGGTTGAAGCGACTGCTGACGTAATCGGAGGAAACCAGGCATTAGCCGCTCTTATTATGTTGATTGTAGGGCTTCTTGTGACAATGGGAATCGGATCTTCATTTGCTACGATTCCAATCATTGCAGCCATCTTCGTACCGCTTGCCATGGAGCTTGGATTCAGCCCCCTTGCAACGATTGCGATCGTTGGTACAGCAGGGGCACTTGGTGACGCAGGTTCCCCGGCATCGGACAGTACGCTTGGACCGACAGCAGGATTAAATGCGGATGGACAGCATAATCACATTTGGGACACGTGTGTACCAACATTCTTACACTACAATATTCCACTGATACTATTCGGCTGGATTGCAGCCATTATTCTATAG
- a CDS encoding DUF2188 domain-containing protein has product MSWTKNDYPDSLKNLPADVRNKAIEIANALLDEGYEEGRAIAIATDRAHKSEEGNDSDKTEYHVSPHDDGWQLKKADGQRAIMVEETKDKLLSKAKDYVTDHSGTLVVHKQDGSVENHLYQQ; this is encoded by the coding sequence ATGAGTTGGACAAAAAATGATTATCCGGATTCACTGAAAAACCTGCCTGCGGATGTTCGGAACAAAGCGATTGAGATTGCCAATGCTCTTCTCGATGAAGGGTATGAAGAGGGACGAGCGATTGCGATTGCCACCGACCGGGCCCATAAGTCTGAAGAAGGAAATGATTCGGATAAAACCGAATATCATGTCAGTCCACATGACGACGGCTGGCAGTTAAAGAAAGCAGACGGGCAACGTGCCATAATGGTAGAAGAGACAAAGGATAAGCTGTTGTCAAAGGCGAAGGACTATGTGACGGATCATTCCGGCACGCTTGTTGTACACAAACAGGATGGAAGTGTGGAGAATCACTTGTATCAACAATAA
- a CDS encoding divergent PAP2 family protein, with the protein MEVFFNFPLWASLFSIFFAQFVKVPIQFIATRELNWSLITSTGGMPSSHSAAVTALSTGVALEVGVDSPVFAVSAMFAIITMFDATGVRRQAGEQAIVLNRLMVDFQRFMSEAKGWQNKPEQEKRKELKELLGHKPIEVFFGGLSGIILTLLLHYFFYA; encoded by the coding sequence ATGGAAGTATTTTTTAATTTTCCATTATGGGCATCTTTATTTTCAATCTTTTTTGCTCAGTTTGTTAAGGTTCCCATACAATTTATCGCTACGAGGGAATTAAATTGGTCATTAATCACCTCAACAGGCGGGATGCCGAGTTCCCATTCTGCGGCCGTTACGGCATTATCTACTGGAGTAGCTTTGGAAGTAGGAGTGGATTCCCCAGTCTTTGCTGTTTCCGCCATGTTTGCCATCATTACGATGTTTGACGCAACGGGTGTGAGAAGGCAGGCAGGAGAACAAGCCATTGTCCTGAATCGATTGATGGTCGATTTCCAGAGGTTCATGTCAGAAGCAAAAGGCTGGCAGAACAAACCTGAACAGGAAAAGCGCAAGGAGTTAAAGGAATTACTCGGACACAAACCCATTGAAGTGTTCTTTGGTGGACTTTCCGGAAT